Proteins encoded in a region of the Blastocatellia bacterium genome:
- a CDS encoding hydantoinase/oxoprolinase family protein, producing MKMRSELTPHDLERERSEPIRDAREYYCAVDTGGTFTDCVVRDSEGNLSFAKSPSTPWDFSEGFFAALSAAAEQLGLTLAELMARTRMLLHGTTVGTNAIVEMKGARVGLITTRGHGDALLIMRSVGRSAGLPIERLLHVSRHQKPQPLVPRHLIREVSERVDWQGKVIVPLNRDEARRAIEELLEQQVEAIAIAFLWGFINPIHEQEVRRMVQEMAPDLFVTCAHELIAKPGEYERTAATVINCFIGPKTAHYVQRVERRARELGYTAPLLVMQAAGGVTPAEEILRAPLFTIGSGPVGGLMGARFLAETLGHSHVIATDMGGTSFDVGLIVEGRPLSASETTLHQYTFFMPRLDIISIGAGGGSIIWVDELSGTMKVGPESAGADPGPACYGRGNMRPTVTDADLLLGYYNPDFFLGGQLKLDREAAYRAMCTVAEPLGLEVLEAADGATRIVETHMADLIRQMTIQRGYDPRDFVVYAYGGAAGAHAAAYARELGCRTVVVPGGALASTWSAFGILSTDIQHVYEKAELLIAPFEAARVTEIFFELEERVRRQLREEGVPEDRVLLQRFVEMKFRLQIHRVEVPVPGGILTDQDMRDLERTFVHKYESLYGRGSAYTAAGMEIGLLRVIGLGRVAPRGMRKKTCERAQELRPIGQRDVYWRELGSHHQTPIFNGETMPRGGVIEGPAILELPVTTIVVRPDSVLTTDEYGNFILTLA from the coding sequence ACAGTTGGGACTCACGCTCGCGGAGTTGATGGCGCGTACGCGGATGCTTCTTCACGGAACGACGGTAGGAACCAACGCCATAGTGGAGATGAAGGGCGCGCGCGTAGGGCTGATCACGACGCGGGGACATGGCGATGCGCTTCTCATCATGCGCTCGGTGGGGCGTTCGGCCGGGTTGCCGATCGAGAGGCTCTTACACGTCTCGCGCCATCAGAAGCCTCAACCGCTCGTCCCTCGCCATCTCATCCGCGAAGTGAGCGAGCGCGTGGATTGGCAGGGCAAGGTCATCGTGCCGTTGAATCGAGATGAGGCGCGACGGGCTATCGAGGAGCTGTTGGAACAGCAGGTCGAGGCGATCGCCATTGCGTTCCTCTGGGGGTTCATCAATCCCATTCACGAACAGGAAGTGCGCCGCATGGTTCAGGAGATGGCTCCCGATCTGTTCGTCACATGTGCTCATGAGCTGATTGCCAAGCCGGGCGAGTACGAACGGACGGCGGCGACCGTGATCAACTGCTTCATCGGACCAAAGACCGCACATTACGTGCAGCGGGTGGAAAGGCGCGCTCGTGAACTCGGTTATACGGCTCCGTTGCTCGTCATGCAGGCGGCGGGCGGCGTGACCCCAGCCGAAGAGATCTTACGGGCGCCCTTGTTCACCATCGGATCGGGTCCTGTAGGGGGGCTGATGGGGGCCCGCTTCTTAGCTGAGACGCTTGGGCACTCACACGTCATCGCCACCGATATGGGAGGGACGAGTTTCGACGTCGGCCTCATCGTCGAGGGGCGACCACTCTCGGCCTCCGAGACGACGCTCCATCAATACACGTTCTTCATGCCGCGTCTGGACATCATTTCCATCGGTGCTGGTGGAGGCTCCATCATTTGGGTGGATGAGCTGAGCGGGACTATGAAGGTCGGCCCTGAATCGGCGGGGGCAGATCCGGGGCCAGCTTGTTATGGACGGGGGAACATGCGACCGACGGTGACGGACGCTGATCTGCTTCTGGGCTATTACAACCCGGACTTCTTCTTGGGCGGTCAGCTCAAGCTCGATCGCGAGGCCGCGTATCGGGCGATGTGTACGGTGGCTGAGCCACTCGGTCTCGAGGTCTTGGAAGCAGCGGATGGAGCTACGCGGATCGTGGAGACGCACATGGCTGACCTCATCCGGCAGATGACGATTCAGCGCGGGTATGATCCGCGCGATTTTGTCGTCTATGCATATGGCGGAGCGGCTGGAGCGCATGCGGCCGCTTATGCGCGGGAACTCGGGTGTCGCACGGTTGTCGTCCCAGGGGGAGCTTTAGCTTCGACCTGGTCGGCCTTTGGCATTCTCTCGACCGATATTCAGCACGTCTACGAGAAAGCGGAGCTGCTCATCGCGCCCTTCGAAGCCGCGCGCGTCACTGAGATCTTCTTCGAATTGGAAGAACGAGTGCGACGCCAACTGCGCGAAGAGGGAGTTCCAGAAGACCGCGTTCTCCTTCAGCGCTTCGTCGAGATGAAGTTCCGCCTGCAGATCCACCGTGTTGAAGTTCCCGTCCCTGGAGGGATTTTGACCGATCAAGACATGCGCGATCTGGAGCGGACATTTGTTCACAAGTACGAGTCGCTCTATGGGCGCGGATCCGCGTACACGGCGGCGGGGATGGAGATCGGCCTGTTGCGCGTCATCGGGCTCGGTCGCGTCGCCCCTCGGGGCATGCGGAAGAAGACCTGCGAGCGCGCTCAGGAGTTGAGGCCCATCGGGCAGCGCGACGTCTACTGGCGCGAGCTTGGAAGCCATCATCAGACACCCATCTTCAATGGGGAGACCATGCCTCGCGGAGGGGTGATCGAAGGCCCGGCGATCCTCGAGCTCCCCGTGACGACGATCGTCGTTCGACCAGACAGTGTGCTCACGACTGATGAATACGGGAATTTCATCCTGACCCTCGCCTGA
- a CDS encoding hydantoinase B/oxoprolinase family protein — translation MSSVKWDGRQYPYVYGRELKIDPGLKVHMEAAEWIDPITYEVIRHALWNINVEHGLTIMKISGSPICAYGHDFNPCLLDEKGDFVFFGPFLQYLSSATSSAVKWTLEYRSENPGIEEDDIFLTNDPWIGATHQSDVTLIAPVFWEGELFCWVGNTLHQWDLGGTAPGGFNPMAPDVYWEAGCIPPIKIVERGRLRRDLEEEYIRRSRMPELVALDLRAEIAGCHVARERIKQLLARYGAATVKGVMRKLQDDSEKAFVRRLETIPDGTWREVGWVEWAHPDDRHIYRNCLTLTKRGDRLIFSNEGTDPQAGTLNCTLVAWRGAIMAMVSAQMLFDQMFVVEGAYRHVEFDVQPGTLTCALFPAAVSAAPALTLLQTIALSGLVISKMLACSNDPELRTEVQSCMGAPMYPIVALSGVNQRGAPYVSFLLDPVGAALAGLSWRDGVDTGGWPWDLQSTMPNVEEIEWFYPILYLWRRELPDSGGAGKFRGGNAAELAFIPHGTERITLFTATGHCAVPGPGLFGGFPTSTTRYTLVRGAHARQLMSAGRMPDRADVLGGQMEHLPPKAFNIVQGPEDVFMMAWASAGGYGDPLLRDPERVAEDYREGRITREWARRAYGVLLDEVGAVIPRETEHLRLQMRRQRIGTEPKPQTATDEPEARILAEGLKLIEGWIRCRYCDHPLAPAAENYKLRCLQKSFSLEEANPHILDPKTYIEETIEWRHFYCPGCGALLETELARPSDAPLWDIQIEPQKI, via the coding sequence ATGTCTTCAGTGAAGTGGGATGGCCGCCAATATCCCTACGTCTACGGTCGGGAATTGAAGATCGATCCTGGCTTGAAAGTGCACATGGAAGCTGCCGAATGGATCGATCCAATCACCTACGAGGTCATTCGCCACGCCTTGTGGAACATTAATGTCGAGCATGGATTGACGATCATGAAGATCTCCGGCTCTCCCATTTGCGCCTATGGGCATGATTTCAATCCGTGTCTTCTGGACGAGAAGGGAGATTTCGTCTTCTTCGGCCCGTTCCTTCAATACCTCTCCTCGGCGACCAGCTCAGCGGTGAAGTGGACGCTGGAATACCGTTCGGAGAATCCTGGGATCGAGGAAGACGACATCTTCTTGACGAATGATCCGTGGATTGGGGCGACGCACCAATCGGACGTGACGTTGATTGCGCCCGTCTTCTGGGAGGGGGAGCTATTTTGCTGGGTGGGAAACACCCTGCACCAATGGGACCTCGGGGGGACAGCGCCCGGGGGATTCAATCCCATGGCTCCGGACGTCTACTGGGAGGCCGGATGCATCCCTCCGATCAAGATCGTTGAGCGCGGACGGCTGCGTCGCGATCTCGAGGAGGAATACATTCGCCGATCTCGTATGCCGGAGCTGGTCGCTTTGGACCTGCGCGCCGAGATCGCCGGATGCCATGTCGCTCGCGAGCGGATCAAGCAGTTGCTCGCCCGATATGGGGCAGCGACTGTCAAAGGCGTCATGCGCAAGCTACAGGACGATTCGGAGAAAGCCTTCGTGAGGAGGTTAGAGACCATCCCTGACGGTACATGGCGCGAGGTCGGATGGGTGGAGTGGGCACATCCCGATGATCGACATATCTATCGGAACTGTTTGACGCTCACCAAGCGCGGGGATCGGTTAATCTTCTCCAACGAGGGGACGGATCCACAAGCGGGCACCCTCAATTGCACCCTCGTTGCCTGGCGGGGAGCCATCATGGCGATGGTTTCGGCGCAGATGCTTTTCGATCAGATGTTTGTCGTTGAGGGGGCGTATCGTCACGTGGAGTTCGACGTCCAACCGGGCACGCTCACATGCGCGCTCTTCCCAGCGGCGGTGAGCGCGGCTCCCGCTCTCACGCTCCTTCAAACGATCGCCCTCTCTGGGCTCGTGATCTCAAAAATGCTCGCTTGCTCGAACGATCCGGAGCTACGGACAGAGGTGCAGAGCTGCATGGGAGCACCCATGTATCCGATCGTGGCGCTCAGCGGCGTGAATCAGCGTGGGGCGCCATATGTCTCATTCCTCCTCGATCCAGTTGGGGCCGCGTTGGCTGGACTCTCGTGGCGGGACGGCGTGGATACAGGAGGCTGGCCGTGGGACCTACAGAGCACGATGCCGAACGTCGAGGAGATTGAATGGTTCTATCCGATCCTTTATCTCTGGCGTCGTGAGTTGCCGGATTCAGGAGGGGCGGGGAAGTTTCGTGGCGGAAACGCCGCAGAGTTGGCCTTCATCCCCCATGGAACGGAGCGCATCACGCTCTTTACGGCGACGGGACACTGCGCTGTGCCAGGACCGGGACTATTTGGAGGATTCCCTACTTCGACGACACGATATACTTTAGTTCGCGGAGCCCACGCGCGACAGCTCATGTCGGCGGGGCGCATGCCGGATCGCGCCGACGTCCTGGGCGGTCAGATGGAGCACCTGCCGCCGAAGGCTTTCAATATCGTCCAAGGTCCCGAGGACGTCTTCATGATGGCGTGGGCATCGGCCGGGGGATACGGAGATCCATTGCTCCGCGATCCCGAGCGCGTTGCTGAAGACTATCGTGAAGGACGCATCACGCGAGAATGGGCGCGGCGCGCCTATGGCGTCCTGCTCGACGAGGTCGGAGCCGTTATTCCTCGCGAGACGGAGCACTTGCGCTTGCAGATGCGCCGTCAGCGCATCGGGACTGAACCGAAGCCGCAAACGGCGACTGATGAGCCCGAGGCTCGAATTTTGGCGGAAGGTCTGAAGCTCATCGAGGGATGGATCCGTTGCCGGTATTGCGATCATCCTCTCGCGCCGGCAGCGGAGAATTACAAGCTCCGTTGCCTCCAAAAGAGCTTTTCCCTCGAAGAGGCCAACCCGCATATCCTCGATCCGAAGACCTACATCGAGGAAACAATCGAGTGGCGCCACTTTTACTGTCCGGGATGTGGCGCGCTCCTTGAAACTGAGCTAGCTCGGCCTTCGGATGCACCCTTGTGGGATATTCAGATCGAGCCTCAGAAGATATGA